From Synechococcus sp. A10-1-5-1, a single genomic window includes:
- the ligA gene encoding NAD-dependent DNA ligase LigA yields MSSTTSEPQARASELRALLNQAAHAYYVLDAPVMEDSVYDRLYRELLELENADPSLIAVDSPTQRVGGAPAAGFSSVRHRIGLLSLDNAFNTTELEAWYGRLLKVLDREPGTALPMVGELKIDGNALALSYENGVLVRAATRGDGEQGEEITANVRTIASVPLRLQLENPPAWLEVRGEALIPDGTFAAINNERQARGEALFANPRNACAGTLRQLDPKVVAARKLDFFAYTLHLPQDWSEGPASQWDALEWLKQAGFKVNPNAALLPDLDAVEAFFEHWDDGRRQLNYATDGVVVKLNDLKLQDSAGFTQKAPRWAIALKYPAEEAPSKLLRLSCQVGRTGVITPVAEFEPVPLAGTSVSRATLHNADRLVELDLHAGDTIVVRKAGEIIPEVVRVLPELRPAAAKRLELPHTCPECGSELVREEGEAATRCVNSSCPAILRGALRHWVSKGALDVDGLGSKLIEQLVDRGLVGSIADLYRLDGALLCSLERMGSKSAENLVAALAQSKQQPWHRQLYGLGIHHVGEVNAKALAKAFPSAADLATAATETPEAITAVYGVGGEIAQSLQQWFSTGANQELLTALERLGFSLASAEEEQPEQSGPAPLTGQTFVLTGTLPSLSRSQAQALIEAAGGKVTSSVSKKTSYVVAGEEAGSKLSKAESLGIPVLDEANLQALLVR; encoded by the coding sequence GTGAGCAGCACCACCAGCGAGCCCCAGGCACGCGCGAGCGAACTGCGCGCCCTGCTCAACCAAGCCGCGCACGCCTACTACGTGCTCGACGCCCCCGTGATGGAGGACTCGGTCTACGACCGGCTCTATCGCGAGCTCCTGGAGCTTGAGAACGCCGATCCCAGCCTGATTGCCGTCGATAGCCCCACCCAACGGGTCGGGGGTGCACCAGCGGCGGGCTTCAGCAGCGTTCGCCACAGGATTGGACTGCTCAGCCTGGACAACGCCTTCAACACCACAGAGCTCGAGGCCTGGTACGGCCGCTTGCTGAAGGTGCTCGATCGTGAGCCGGGCACCGCGCTGCCGATGGTCGGTGAACTGAAGATCGACGGCAATGCCCTGGCCCTCAGCTACGAGAACGGGGTGCTGGTGCGGGCCGCCACCCGCGGCGACGGCGAGCAAGGGGAAGAGATCACCGCCAATGTCCGCACGATCGCCTCGGTCCCGCTGCGGTTGCAGCTGGAGAACCCACCGGCCTGGCTCGAGGTCCGCGGCGAAGCCCTGATCCCCGATGGCACCTTCGCGGCCATCAACAACGAGCGTCAGGCCCGCGGCGAAGCCCTCTTCGCCAACCCCCGCAACGCCTGTGCCGGCACCCTGCGGCAGCTGGACCCCAAGGTGGTCGCCGCGCGCAAGCTCGACTTCTTCGCCTACACCCTGCACCTTCCCCAGGACTGGAGTGAAGGGCCCGCCAGCCAGTGGGACGCGCTGGAGTGGCTCAAACAAGCGGGCTTCAAGGTCAATCCCAACGCCGCCCTCCTGCCGGATCTAGACGCGGTCGAAGCGTTCTTTGAGCACTGGGACGACGGCCGCCGCCAGCTGAACTACGCCACCGATGGCGTCGTCGTGAAACTCAACGACCTCAAGCTGCAGGACAGCGCTGGCTTCACCCAGAAGGCTCCCCGCTGGGCCATCGCCCTGAAGTACCCCGCCGAGGAAGCCCCCAGCAAACTGCTGCGGCTCAGCTGCCAAGTGGGACGAACAGGGGTCATCACCCCAGTGGCCGAATTTGAACCCGTGCCCCTGGCCGGCACCAGCGTCAGTCGGGCCACCCTGCACAACGCCGATCGACTGGTGGAGCTCGATCTCCACGCCGGCGACACGATCGTCGTGCGTAAGGCCGGCGAAATCATTCCGGAGGTGGTCCGAGTCCTGCCGGAGCTGCGCCCAGCCGCAGCCAAACGATTGGAGCTCCCCCACACCTGCCCGGAATGCGGTTCCGAGCTCGTCCGCGAAGAAGGGGAAGCCGCCACCCGCTGCGTCAACAGCAGCTGTCCCGCCATCCTGCGCGGCGCCCTGCGCCATTGGGTCAGCAAAGGCGCCCTCGATGTCGATGGCCTGGGCAGCAAATTGATTGAACAACTGGTGGACCGGGGCCTGGTGGGCTCCATCGCCGACCTCTACCGGCTCGACGGGGCCCTGCTCTGCAGCCTGGAGCGCATGGGCAGCAAGAGCGCCGAGAACCTCGTGGCCGCCCTGGCGCAGTCCAAGCAACAGCCGTGGCACCGCCAGCTCTATGGCCTGGGCATTCACCATGTGGGCGAGGTCAACGCCAAAGCCCTGGCCAAGGCCTTCCCCAGTGCTGCGGACCTGGCCACCGCCGCGACGGAGACCCCCGAAGCGATTACCGCCGTCTACGGCGTCGGCGGCGAGATCGCCCAAAGCCTGCAGCAGTGGTTCTCCACCGGCGCCAACCAGGAGCTGCTAACGGCCCTCGAGCGCCTGGGCTTCAGCCTGGCCAGCGCTGAAGAGGAGCAGCCTGAGCAGAGCGGTCCCGCCCCATTGACCGGCCAGACCTTCGTGCTCACCGGCACCCTGCCCAGCCTCAGCCGCTCCCAGGCCCAGGCCCTGATCGAGGCCGCCGGCGGCAAGGTGACCAGCTCGGTCAGCAAAAAAACCAGTTATGTCGTGGCGGGCGAGGAAGCCGGCAGCAAGCTGAGCAAAGCCGAGAGCCTGGGAATCCCCGTGCTCGACGAAGCGAACCTCCAAGCCCTACTGGTCCGATGA
- a CDS encoding SprT family zinc-dependent metalloprotease: MPLAPLLPLYHRLNREHFEGSLASADGTSLVSVRWSDGRMRRSAGLYRYGPGISEIVLSRPLLEPLPLEACLSTLCHEMIHAWIHRVVRADEVHGPHFRARMAAINGAQQAFQVSVRHSFPVPAQPAKWLARCPGCGLQSPYRRRRQGVACRQCCDRFEGGRWSARFQLVFERSAA; this comes from the coding sequence GTGCCCCTGGCCCCTCTGCTGCCGCTCTACCACCGCCTCAACCGCGAGCACTTCGAGGGTTCCTTGGCCAGCGCCGATGGGACCAGCCTGGTGAGCGTGCGTTGGAGCGATGGGCGGATGCGCCGTAGCGCAGGGCTCTATCGCTATGGACCGGGCATTAGTGAGATCGTCCTCTCGCGCCCGTTGCTGGAACCGCTGCCGCTAGAGGCGTGCCTCAGCACGCTTTGCCACGAAATGATTCACGCCTGGATTCATCGGGTGGTGCGGGCCGATGAGGTGCACGGCCCCCATTTCCGCGCGCGGATGGCGGCGATCAACGGGGCTCAGCAGGCATTTCAAGTCAGCGTGCGCCATAGCTTTCCGGTGCCGGCGCAACCAGCGAAGTGGCTCGCGCGATGCCCCGGCTGCGGTCTGCAGTCCCCCTACCGCCGCCGCCGCCAGGGGGTTGCCTGCCGGCAGTGCTGCGATCGCTTTGAAGGGGGGCGTTGGAGTGCCCGTTTTCAGCTGGTCTTTGAGCGCTCCGCCGCCTAA
- a CDS encoding oxidoreductase has product MPWTAAEIPDQRGRTALITGANSGLGLESARALATKGATVLLACRSLEKATTTASALQAETGAELIPLELDLADLGSVQRAAAQVQSLDLLLNNAGVMAPPRTLSRQGFELQFAVNHLGHVALTQALLPLLKQSPAGRVVHVSSGAAYFGRIQFEDLQGEKRYRPWDAYGQSKLANAMTALELQRQLEQEGSSVQSLVAHPGLARTNLQPTSVASKNAKVEGLAYRLMDPLFQSAAMGALPQLYAATAPEAKAGVFYGPGGFGNLRGYPTSCRMPPQALDPEACARLREVSAALIGSAEAGSSR; this is encoded by the coding sequence GTGCCCTGGACCGCCGCTGAGATTCCCGATCAACGGGGGCGGACCGCCCTGATCACCGGTGCCAACAGCGGCCTGGGCCTCGAGAGCGCCAGGGCCCTCGCCACCAAAGGCGCCACCGTGCTGCTGGCCTGCCGCAGCCTGGAGAAAGCCACCACCACCGCCTCAGCCCTGCAGGCGGAAACCGGCGCTGAGTTGATCCCCCTGGAACTGGACCTGGCGGATCTGGGCAGTGTGCAGCGGGCCGCCGCCCAGGTGCAGAGTCTCGATCTGCTGCTGAACAACGCTGGGGTGATGGCACCGCCCCGGACCCTGAGCCGCCAGGGATTTGAGTTGCAATTCGCGGTGAACCACCTGGGCCACGTTGCCTTGACCCAGGCCTTGCTTCCCCTGCTGAAGCAGAGCCCTGCCGGCCGAGTGGTGCATGTGAGCTCCGGGGCGGCCTATTTCGGCCGCATCCAGTTCGAGGATCTCCAAGGGGAGAAGCGCTACAGGCCCTGGGATGCCTACGGCCAAAGCAAGCTCGCCAACGCCATGACGGCCCTAGAGCTGCAGCGCCAGCTGGAGCAGGAAGGCTCCAGCGTGCAGTCGCTCGTGGCACACCCGGGGCTGGCCCGCACCAACCTGCAGCCCACCTCCGTGGCCTCAAAAAACGCCAAGGTTGAGGGGCTGGCCTACCGCCTGATGGACCCGCTCTTCCAAAGCGCCGCCATGGGTGCCCTGCCCCAGCTCTATGCCGCCACGGCCCCGGAGGCCAAGGCGGGGGTGTTCTACGGACCAGGGGGCTTCGGGAACCTGCGGGGCTACCCAACGAGCTGCCGCATGCCCCCGCAAGCGCTGGATCCTGAGGCCTGCGCCCGCCTCAGGGAGGTCAGTGCAGCACTGATAGGGTCGGCCGAAGCGGGCAGTTCCCGGTAG
- a CDS encoding SulP family inorganic anion transporter — translation MNFALKEWWGKPHRDILSGLVVAFAMIPEAIAFSGIAGVDPRVGLFGAFMLSVTLAVVGGRSAMITSATGSTALLMTGLVEQGNALGEGMGLQYLLAAGVLTGVLQIAWGYLRLAHQMRFVPQPVMAGFVNALAILIFLAQLPQLGLDFFHPEKVAVTSAQLPAVWGLMALTLVIIYVLPRFTKVVPSALVAIFISTGISIRMGLDVPTVSSLGTLPAGLPQFGLPQVPFTTGTLGLILPTALAISLVGLMETFLTQDILDDLTDSSTHKNQEARGQGIGNIVSSLFGGMAGCALVGQSVMNVGYGGRTRLSTLTSGVSLLAMILLASQWVNQIPMATLVGVMVMIAINTANWDSIRSIRRIPKSDTSVMLLTVVVTVLTHNLAVGLLSGVALAGILFSRKVAKVIEVSSELSGSDHRIYRVRGQLFFVSSIYFRQGFELHEHPARVTIDMGEAHIWDQSGVTALDQVIRKLKLGGSDVEVVNLNQESTNLFARIGVAEEAGGRGGELSSAH, via the coding sequence ATGAATTTCGCCCTCAAAGAATGGTGGGGCAAACCCCATCGGGACATCCTCTCGGGCCTGGTGGTGGCCTTCGCGATGATCCCCGAGGCCATCGCCTTCTCCGGCATCGCCGGCGTTGATCCGCGGGTCGGCCTGTTTGGCGCCTTCATGCTCTCGGTGACCCTGGCAGTCGTCGGTGGGCGCTCCGCCATGATCACTTCGGCGACGGGCTCCACCGCCCTGCTGATGACCGGGCTGGTGGAACAGGGCAACGCCCTCGGAGAAGGGATGGGGCTGCAGTACCTGCTGGCAGCGGGGGTTCTGACAGGCGTCCTGCAGATCGCCTGGGGCTATCTGCGCCTGGCCCATCAGATGCGCTTCGTGCCCCAGCCGGTGATGGCGGGCTTTGTGAACGCCCTGGCGATTCTGATCTTCCTGGCACAGCTTCCCCAGCTGGGGCTCGATTTCTTCCACCCCGAAAAGGTGGCGGTCACCTCAGCTCAACTGCCAGCGGTCTGGGGTCTGATGGCCCTAACCCTGGTGATCATTTATGTGTTGCCGCGCTTCACCAAGGTCGTCCCCTCGGCCCTGGTGGCGATCTTCATCTCGACCGGCATCTCCATTCGCATGGGCCTTGACGTGCCCACGGTGAGCAGCCTCGGCACCCTGCCGGCCGGCCTCCCCCAATTCGGCCTACCTCAGGTTCCCTTCACCACGGGCACCCTGGGCTTGATCCTGCCAACGGCCCTGGCCATCTCCCTGGTGGGCCTGATGGAGACCTTCCTGACCCAGGACATCCTCGACGACCTCACCGACAGCAGCACCCACAAAAACCAGGAGGCCCGCGGCCAAGGCATCGGCAACATCGTCAGCTCCCTCTTCGGCGGCATGGCCGGTTGCGCCTTGGTGGGCCAATCGGTGATGAACGTGGGCTATGGCGGCCGCACCCGCCTCTCCACCCTCACCTCGGGCGTCAGCCTGCTGGCGATGATCCTGCTGGCCAGCCAGTGGGTGAATCAGATCCCCATGGCCACCCTGGTGGGGGTGATGGTGATGATCGCCATCAACACCGCGAACTGGGATTCGATCCGCAGCATCCGCCGCATCCCCAAGAGCGACACCTCCGTGATGTTGCTGACGGTGGTCGTCACCGTGCTGACCCACAACCTGGCGGTGGGCCTGCTCTCCGGTGTGGCCCTGGCTGGAATTCTCTTCAGCCGCAAGGTGGCCAAGGTGATCGAGGTGAGCAGCGAGCTCAGCGGCAGCGATCACCGGATTTATCGCGTCCGCGGCCAGCTGTTCTTCGTCAGCAGCATCTATTTCCGCCAGGGCTTTGAACTGCACGAGCACCCTGCTCGCGTCACCATCGACATGGGCGAAGCCCACATCTGGGATCAAAGCGGCGTGACCGCCCTTGACCAGGTGATCCGCAAGCTCAAGCTTGGCGGCAGTGATGTTGAGGTTGTGAACCTCAATCAAGAGAGCACGAACCTGTTCGCACGCATCGGCGTGGCAGAAGAGGCCGGCGGCCGCGGAGGTGAGCTGTCGTCAGCCCACTAA
- a CDS encoding 2OG-Fe(II) oxygenase has protein sequence MDLIARYSNPGFEALSDGVMAFFERREDLRRPGVAFGPDGTEPAKVSTDISLVAIDRSDPEAFALAEVILRGVTAALERYLQERPLFRDCCPDQELFVNPIFNLQRYAPGEGFKRWHCDWTISDEATEPVHRVMAWILYCNSVEEAGTEFHWQGHHEEAQRGKLVLFPAGPSHIHRGRVNQSESKTIATGWINAGSREAYLKRLAAG, from the coding sequence ATGGACCTGATCGCCCGGTACAGCAACCCTGGTTTTGAAGCCCTCTCCGATGGGGTGATGGCCTTTTTCGAGCGCCGCGAGGACCTGCGGCGTCCTGGAGTGGCCTTTGGGCCCGATGGGACTGAGCCCGCCAAGGTCTCGACCGACATCAGCCTGGTCGCCATCGACCGCTCTGACCCCGAAGCCTTTGCCCTGGCGGAGGTGATCCTGCGCGGGGTCACGGCTGCCTTGGAGCGCTATCTGCAGGAGCGCCCCCTGTTTCGCGATTGCTGCCCGGATCAAGAGCTCTTCGTTAATCCGATCTTCAACCTGCAGCGCTATGCCCCCGGTGAGGGCTTCAAGCGCTGGCACTGCGATTGGACCATCAGCGATGAGGCCACCGAGCCGGTGCACCGCGTCATGGCCTGGATTCTTTATTGCAACAGCGTCGAGGAAGCCGGCACCGAGTTCCACTGGCAGGGGCACCACGAGGAGGCCCAGCGCGGCAAACTCGTGCTCTTCCCCGCAGGGCCCTCCCACATCCACCGCGGCCGGGTGAATCAGAGCGAGAGCAAAACCATCGCCACCGGTTGGATTAACGCCGGTAGCCGGGAGGCCTATCTCAAGCGCCTGGCGGCGGGGTGA
- a CDS encoding DUF4864 domain-containing protein, with product MDLNTALISQIGTKALLAGAGALLLYWTITAVKLVLEARGINPVIKQFFTQVASGRIDAAYLLTTKNYRSHVNRQQFIRFLAGLQLNKYRNLKSGRPRIQEDQITLTVKLKAEDNAELPLDFTFVKVEDDWKVDRIQKMAAA from the coding sequence ATGGACCTCAATACGGCCCTGATCTCTCAGATCGGAACCAAAGCCCTGTTGGCTGGCGCCGGGGCCCTGCTCCTCTACTGGACCATCACCGCCGTGAAGCTGGTGCTGGAAGCCCGGGGGATCAATCCGGTGATCAAGCAGTTCTTCACCCAGGTGGCCTCTGGTCGGATTGACGCCGCCTACCTGCTGACCACCAAGAACTACCGCTCCCACGTGAATCGGCAGCAGTTCATTCGCTTCCTGGCGGGACTGCAGCTGAACAAGTACCGCAACCTCAAGTCCGGTCGTCCCCGGATCCAGGAAGACCAGATCACCTTGACCGTGAAGCTCAAGGCCGAAGACAACGCCGAGCTTCCCCTGGACTTCACCTTCGTCAAGGTCGAGGACGACTGGAAGGTCGATCGGATTCAAAAAATGGCCGCCGCCTGA
- a CDS encoding TVP38/TMEM64 family protein, with amino-acid sequence MDWQSWLPVLQSPAGALLFIPLYGIWVTLLLPGVWASMLAGALYGTWWGSLIVFVGACLGAEAAFLLGRTWLRDWALRRLEAFPKLQAVEQAVSREGLKLVLLTRLSPAFPFSLLNLAYGLSEVSLRDYTIGLIGIIPGTILFCGLGALAGDVARFGEVLSGEADPLTWALRVVGIAATVASVWLVGRAAQRALKAAQPSD; translated from the coding sequence ATGGATTGGCAGAGCTGGCTTCCGGTTCTTCAGTCCCCTGCTGGGGCGCTGCTGTTCATTCCCCTCTATGGGATTTGGGTGACGCTGCTGCTGCCGGGGGTCTGGGCTTCGATGCTGGCCGGCGCCTTGTACGGGACCTGGTGGGGCAGCCTGATCGTCTTTGTCGGGGCCTGCCTGGGGGCCGAAGCGGCCTTTCTGCTGGGACGGACCTGGCTGCGCGATTGGGCGCTGCGCCGGCTTGAGGCGTTCCCCAAGCTGCAGGCTGTTGAGCAGGCGGTCAGCCGAGAGGGCTTGAAGCTGGTGCTGCTCACCCGCCTCTCGCCAGCGTTCCCCTTCTCCTTGCTCAACCTGGCCTATGGCCTGAGCGAGGTGAGCCTGCGCGACTACACGATTGGTCTGATCGGGATCATTCCTGGCACGATCCTGTTCTGCGGCTTGGGGGCCCTCGCTGGCGATGTGGCCCGCTTTGGCGAGGTGCTCAGCGGTGAGGCCGATCCCTTGACCTGGGCCCTGCGGGTGGTGGGGATCGCCGCCACGGTGGCCTCGGTCTGGCTCGTGGGCCGCGCCGCCCAGCGGGCCTTAAAGGCCGCTCAGCCGTCGGATTGA
- a CDS encoding methyltransferase domain-containing protein, translated as MASDYVLGTHQSELERLHFQHALWLPISQAAWTRAGLRAGQRLLDLGAGPGFAAADLAACVGPSGRVLGLELSGDYVAEAQELAQRGGLAQLEFRQHDLLKDPWPDEPFDLAWCRWLAMFLPDLEPLLTGLEQCLPAGSQVLFHEYVHWDTFALHPGAEAVARFGQACQQSFRAAGGDPDVNRKLPSLLAARGWQIEELLPLPVLGRQGSMAAQWMERFVAVYGLQLQRLGLWSAADQAETLAQIQAAASDPGSFWVGPTVLELRARRLGA; from the coding sequence ATGGCCTCGGACTACGTCCTCGGAACCCATCAGAGCGAACTGGAGCGCCTGCACTTTCAGCACGCGCTCTGGTTACCCATCAGCCAAGCGGCCTGGACGCGGGCAGGCCTCAGAGCCGGGCAACGGCTGCTCGATTTGGGCGCCGGCCCTGGCTTTGCGGCCGCCGATCTCGCCGCCTGCGTGGGCCCCAGTGGACGGGTCCTGGGCCTGGAGCTCAGCGGGGACTACGTCGCAGAGGCCCAAGAACTAGCGCAGCGGGGCGGCCTGGCCCAGCTGGAGTTCCGCCAACACGACCTGTTGAAGGATCCCTGGCCGGACGAGCCATTCGATCTGGCCTGGTGCCGGTGGCTAGCGATGTTTCTGCCGGACCTTGAGCCCCTGCTGACGGGGCTTGAGCAGTGCCTTCCAGCGGGCTCCCAGGTGCTCTTCCACGAATACGTCCACTGGGACACCTTCGCCCTCCATCCAGGGGCGGAGGCGGTGGCCCGCTTCGGCCAGGCCTGTCAGCAGAGCTTCCGCGCAGCCGGCGGAGACCCGGACGTGAACCGCAAGTTGCCGTCCTTGCTCGCCGCTCGGGGCTGGCAAATCGAAGAGCTTTTGCCTCTGCCGGTACTGGGTCGCCAGGGATCCATGGCGGCCCAGTGGATGGAGCGCTTTGTCGCGGTCTACGGGCTGCAGCTGCAACGGCTGGGGCTCTGGAGCGCAGCGGATCAAGCCGAAACGCTCGCGCAGATTCAGGCTGCCGCGTCCGACCCCGGCAGTTTTTGGGTCGGACCCACGGTGCTGGAGCTGCGGGCGAGACGATTGGGGGCGTAG
- a CDS encoding protein phosphatase: MTTASPDPLALQATLVDFALAELVRQNRESFPPLWSRESWAKLLIWLALNCGCSGDEAGLKTFAEAIGAVQTARMRRVFFERELGDLELQLMADPAEQQVLVLPQGPADEVLDPDRIRRALERVGLSERLPPERERWQRLDALVAIPWLESA, from the coding sequence ATGACAACTGCATCTCCTGACCCGCTGGCCCTGCAGGCGACCTTGGTGGATTTCGCCCTGGCGGAGTTGGTGCGCCAAAACCGCGAGAGCTTCCCGCCCCTCTGGAGTCGTGAGAGCTGGGCGAAATTGCTGATCTGGTTGGCCCTGAACTGCGGTTGCAGTGGCGATGAGGCGGGTCTGAAGACCTTCGCTGAGGCCATCGGTGCGGTCCAGACCGCTCGGATGCGCCGGGTCTTCTTTGAGCGGGAGCTGGGGGATCTGGAGCTGCAGTTGATGGCCGATCCCGCCGAGCAGCAGGTGCTGGTCCTGCCCCAAGGCCCCGCTGATGAGGTGCTTGACCCCGATCGAATCAGGCGCGCGCTGGAGCGGGTCGGTTTGAGCGAGCGTCTCCCGCCGGAGCGGGAGCGCTGGCAGCGCCTTGATGCCCTGGTGGCCATCCCCTGGTTGGAGTCGGCCTGA
- a CDS encoding valine--tRNA ligase, whose amino-acid sequence MTEATAAAPATAAEALSKTYDPVGTEARWQQAWETQGAFHPDPKAPGEPFSVVIPPPNVTGSLHMGHAFNTALIDTIVRFQRLQGKNVLCLPGTDHASIAVQTILEKQLKADGKRKEDLGREAFLEKAWEWKAQSGGTIVGQLRRLGYSVDWRRERFTLDAGCSEAVIEAFNRLHEQGLIYRGEYLVNWCPASGSAVSDLEVEMKEVDGHLWHFRYPLSSGKGFLEVATTRPETLLGDTGVAVNPKDPRYGELVGQTLNLPLVGREIPIVADDHVDAEFGTGCVKVTPAHDPNDFAIGQRHNLPLITVMAKDGSMNEAAGRFQGLDRFEARKAVVAAMEEEGFLVKVEDYRHSVPFSDRGKVPVEPLLSTQWFVKTEPLAARCREALDQADPRFVPERWSKVYRDWLTDIRDWCISRQLWWGHRIPAWFVVSETGGVITDSTPYVVARDEGEAQRKAEAQFGAGAALEQDPDALDTWFSSGLWPFSTMGWPHAEAADLQRWYPTSVLVTGFDIIFFWVARMTMMAGAFTGRMPFQDVYIHGLVRDENNRKMSKSAGNGIDPLLLIDRYGADALRFALVREVAGAGQDIRLDYDRKSDTSATVEASRNFANKLWNVTRFALMNLGGETPASLGEPDPAALQLADRWILSRLARVNRDSAERYGSYGLGEAAKGLYEFAWNEVCDWYVELIKRRLNPGENPSAEALADQRTARQVLAKALNELLVMLHPLMPHLSEELWHGLNGEPEETFLALQPWPTLDVSALDDDLEASFADLIEAIRVVRNLRAVAGLKPSQSVPVRFVTGRRALASVLSAATADITALTRAEQVEVLDPAAAEANPAAKALAGVSGELQVLLPIDGLVDLEALRGRLEKDIAKAEKEIKGLSGRLSNPNFASKAPPEVVAECQANLAEAEAQAELARKRLADLG is encoded by the coding sequence GTGACCGAGGCCACCGCCGCTGCTCCTGCCACCGCTGCGGAGGCTCTGTCCAAGACCTATGACCCGGTGGGTACCGAGGCGCGCTGGCAGCAGGCCTGGGAAACCCAAGGCGCGTTTCACCCCGACCCGAAGGCCCCCGGTGAGCCGTTTTCGGTGGTGATCCCACCGCCGAACGTGACCGGCAGCCTGCACATGGGCCACGCGTTCAACACGGCCCTGATCGACACGATCGTCCGCTTCCAGCGGTTGCAGGGCAAGAACGTCCTGTGCCTGCCCGGCACCGACCACGCCTCGATCGCCGTGCAGACGATCCTGGAGAAGCAGCTCAAGGCGGACGGCAAGCGCAAGGAAGACCTCGGCCGTGAGGCCTTCCTGGAGAAGGCCTGGGAATGGAAGGCCCAGAGCGGCGGCACGATCGTCGGCCAGCTGCGTCGCCTCGGCTACTCAGTCGACTGGCGCCGTGAGCGCTTCACCCTCGACGCCGGCTGCAGCGAAGCGGTGATCGAAGCCTTTAATCGCCTGCATGAGCAGGGCTTGATCTACCGGGGTGAATACCTGGTGAATTGGTGCCCCGCGTCTGGATCCGCCGTGAGCGATCTGGAGGTGGAGATGAAGGAGGTGGATGGTCACCTCTGGCATTTCCGCTATCCCCTGAGCAGCGGCAAGGGCTTCCTGGAGGTGGCCACGACCCGCCCGGAAACCCTCTTGGGTGACACCGGGGTGGCGGTGAATCCCAAGGATCCGCGTTATGGCGAGCTGGTGGGCCAGACCCTGAACCTGCCGCTGGTGGGCCGGGAGATTCCGATCGTGGCCGACGACCACGTCGATGCGGAGTTCGGGACGGGCTGCGTCAAAGTCACCCCCGCCCACGACCCCAACGACTTCGCGATCGGTCAGCGCCACAACCTGCCGCTGATCACAGTGATGGCGAAGGACGGCTCGATGAATGAGGCCGCCGGTCGCTTCCAAGGACTCGATCGCTTTGAAGCCCGCAAGGCCGTGGTGGCGGCCATGGAGGAGGAGGGCTTCCTGGTGAAGGTGGAGGACTACCGCCACAGCGTTCCCTTCTCCGACCGGGGCAAGGTGCCCGTGGAGCCGCTGCTCTCGACCCAGTGGTTCGTCAAAACCGAGCCCTTGGCGGCCCGCTGCCGCGAGGCGTTGGATCAGGCCGATCCACGTTTTGTGCCAGAGCGCTGGAGCAAGGTCTACCGCGATTGGCTCACGGACATTCGCGATTGGTGCATCTCCCGCCAGCTCTGGTGGGGCCACCGCATTCCCGCCTGGTTTGTCGTCAGCGAGACCGGCGGCGTGATCACCGACAGCACGCCCTATGTCGTGGCCCGTGATGAAGGCGAGGCCCAGCGCAAAGCCGAAGCCCAATTCGGTGCCGGTGCCGCCCTGGAGCAGGACCCCGACGCCCTCGACACCTGGTTCTCCAGCGGTCTATGGCCCTTCTCCACCATGGGTTGGCCCCATGCCGAGGCGGCGGATCTGCAGCGCTGGTACCCCACCAGCGTGCTGGTGACGGGTTTCGACATCATCTTTTTCTGGGTGGCCCGGATGACGATGATGGCCGGCGCCTTCACGGGGCGAATGCCGTTCCAGGACGTCTACATCCACGGCCTGGTGCGGGATGAGAACAACCGCAAGATGAGCAAGTCGGCGGGCAATGGCATCGACCCGCTGCTGCTGATCGACCGCTACGGCGCCGATGCCCTGCGCTTTGCCTTGGTGCGTGAGGTGGCCGGCGCTGGCCAGGACATTCGCCTGGACTACGACCGCAAGTCAGACACCTCCGCCACGGTCGAGGCCTCGCGCAACTTCGCCAACAAGCTCTGGAACGTCACCCGCTTCGCCCTGATGAACCTGGGCGGCGAGACCCCCGCGAGCCTGGGTGAGCCTGACCCTGCGGCCCTGCAGCTGGCGGACCGTTGGATCCTGTCGCGGCTGGCCCGGGTGAACCGCGATAGCGCTGAGCGCTACGGCAGCTATGGCCTCGGGGAGGCGGCGAAGGGGCTCTATGAATTCGCCTGGAACGAGGTCTGCGACTGGTACGTCGAGCTGATCAAGCGCCGCCTGAACCCCGGCGAGAACCCCAGTGCTGAAGCTCTGGCGGATCAACGCACGGCCCGGCAGGTGCTGGCCAAGGCCCTGAATGAATTGCTGGTGATGCTGCATCCCCTGATGCCCCACCTCAGCGAGGAGCTCTGGCATGGCCTCAACGGCGAGCCCGAGGAGACGTTCCTGGCCCTGCAGCCCTGGCCCACTCTCGACGTCTCCGCCCTGGACGACGACCTGGAGGCGTCCTTCGCCGACCTGATTGAGGCGATCCGCGTGGTTCGCAACCTGCGGGCGGTGGCGGGTCTAAAGCCCAGCCAGAGCGTCCCAGTGCGGTTCGTGACCGGTCGCAGGGCCTTGGCCTCGGTGCTGAGTGCCGCCACCGCGGACATCACGGCCTTGACCCGCGCGGAGCAGGTGGAGGTGCTGGACCCCGCCGCCGCTGAGGCCAATCCCGCCGCCAAAGCCCTGGCCGGCGTGAGCGGTGAGCTTCAGGTGTTGCTGCCGATCGATGGCCTGGTGGATCTCGAGGCGCTGCGGGGTCGCCTGGAGAAGGACATCGCCAAGGCGGAGAAGGAGATCAAGGGGCTCTCGGGTCGCCTCTCGAACCCCAATTTCGCCTCCAAGGCCCCCCCTGAGGTGGTGGCGGAGTGCCAGGCCAACTTGGCGGAAGCGGAAGCCCAGGCGGAGCTGGCCCGCAAGCGCCTGGCCGACCTGGGTTGA